A region from the uncultured Sunxiuqinia sp. genome encodes:
- a CDS encoding N-acetyltransferase gives MIIRNIKTKDVETVVELWYQTSIIADDFIPESYWGKNKDAMASIYLPNSETYVAIEDEKIVGFVSMAENILAAIFVEKKIQGKGIGKKLLNFIKRRRNRIQLKAYKRNTKTVDFYTSQDFKIISENKEKETGEYEYLMQWIKE, from the coding sequence ATGATAATAAGAAATATAAAGACGAAGGATGTAGAGACGGTTGTGGAACTTTGGTATCAAACATCAATAATCGCAGATGATTTCATTCCTGAGAGTTATTGGGGAAAGAATAAAGATGCAATGGCATCAATTTATTTACCAAATTCGGAAACTTATGTTGCAATTGAAGATGAAAAGATTGTTGGTTTTGTTTCAATGGCAGAAAATATTTTAGCTGCAATCTTTGTAGAAAAAAAAATTCAAGGAAAAGGAATTGGTAAAAAACTTTTAAACTTTATTAAAAGGAGAAGAAATAGAATTCAACTTAAAGCTTATAAGAGAAATACAAAAACAGTTGATTTTTACACAAGTCAGGATTTTAAAATTATATCCGAAAATAAGGAAAAAGAGACAGGTGAATATGAATATCTAATGCAATGGATAAAAGAATAA
- a CDS encoding MBL fold metallo-hydrolase, which yields MTNKNNSDWFTIEKIDDNTSIISEYKHWEETHCYVLNGTKKCLLIDTGLGVENILEQVQKLTDKPVTVVTTHVHFDHFGGHKYFPDFYVHEAEIEWINGGFPLTIEQVRNFLIEEPCDFPKDFDVNDYDLFKGIPTRVLKDNDTIELGERTIQVLHTPGHSPGHMCFYEKEKGYLYTGDLIYMDVLFADFPSTDPIAYMNSIKKLLPLTVTKILPAHHSLNVPLSIIKDMNKAFSELFENRKLKHGSGTFTYENFGIRL from the coding sequence ATGACTAATAAAAACAATAGTGATTGGTTTACGATTGAGAAAATTGATGACAATACATCTATAATAAGTGAATACAAGCATTGGGAAGAAACACATTGTTATGTGCTAAATGGAACAAAAAAATGTTTACTAATTGATACGGGACTTGGAGTTGAAAATATTTTAGAACAAGTACAAAAACTAACGGATAAACCTGTTACAGTAGTTACAACACACGTACACTTTGACCATTTTGGCGGACATAAATATTTCCCTGACTTTTATGTACACGAAGCAGAAATAGAATGGATAAATGGAGGATTCCCATTGACAATAGAACAGGTTAGAAACTTTTTAATAGAAGAACCATGCGATTTTCCCAAAGATTTTGATGTTAACGATTACGACCTTTTTAAAGGAATTCCGACAAGAGTGCTAAAAGATAACGATACTATTGAATTGGGAGAACGAACAATACAAGTTTTGCACACTCCGGGACATTCTCCAGGACATATGTGCTTTTATGAAAAAGAGAAAGGCTATTTATACACAGGAGACTTGATCTATATGGATGTATTGTTTGCGGATTTTCCATCAACAGACCCAATTGCTTATATGAATTCAATAAAGAAATTATTGCCTTTGACTGTAACGAAAATTTTACCGGCACATCACAGTTTAAATGTCCCGTTGTCGATTATTAAAGATATGAATAAAGCCTTTTCTGAATTGTTCGAGAATCGAAAATTAAAACATGGAAGTGGAACATTTACATATGAGAATTTTGGAATAAGACTCTGA
- a CDS encoding SDR family NAD(P)-dependent oxidoreductase, protein MMKKTCLITGGNSGIGKQAAIQLAQTGFHVIIGVRNLKRGEIALAEIKEKSEQNDIELLQINMSLKKSILDASLELKKRTDKLDVLIHNAADFDIARKKPEKSVDGIETIWATNQIGPVLLTGSVMNLIRKSEQGRIITIASQGLVMHPKLTVDLKDPEFEKRKFSVPNAYYQSKLAQVMYTYWLSEQLKYTGITVNCIRVTNVKVDTSRYPNISGFMKFLYSMKSRFSISPEDMAKTYTYLASSPDINTTTGKYFNEKNKTVTSSPYSLKKENIDAVMKLTLKYIEQNNFANTLHK, encoded by the coding sequence ATGATGAAAAAGACATGTTTAATAACTGGAGGAAATTCTGGAATTGGAAAGCAAGCTGCTATTCAATTGGCACAAACTGGATTTCATGTCATAATTGGAGTTAGAAATTTAAAACGTGGAGAGATTGCACTTGCAGAGATTAAAGAGAAATCGGAGCAAAATGACATTGAATTATTACAGATTAACATGTCATTGAAAAAATCAATTTTAGATGCGTCACTTGAATTGAAAAAAAGAACTGATAAGTTGGATGTATTAATTCATAACGCCGCCGACTTTGATATTGCACGAAAGAAACCTGAAAAATCCGTAGATGGAATAGAAACTATTTGGGCGACAAATCAAATTGGACCAGTTTTGCTGACGGGTTCTGTAATGAACTTGATTAGAAAAAGTGAGCAAGGCAGAATTATAACAATTGCTTCCCAAGGGTTAGTGATGCATCCAAAATTGACGGTTGATTTAAAAGACCCTGAATTTGAAAAAAGAAAATTTAGTGTGCCAAATGCTTATTATCAATCGAAACTTGCACAGGTTATGTACACTTATTGGCTATCTGAACAGCTTAAATATACTGGCATAACCGTAAATTGCATTCGAGTAACAAATGTAAAAGTTGATACTAGTCGCTATCCCAATATTTCAGGATTTATGAAATTTCTTTATTCAATGAAAAGCAGATTTTCAATTTCACCTGAAGATATGGCGAAAACCTACACTTATTTGGCATCGTCCCCGGATATAAATACAACGACTGGGAAATACTTTAATGAAAAAAATAAAACAGTTACTTCATCACCATACAGTTTGAAAAAGGAAAATATTGATGCGGTTATGAAATTAACTTTGAAATATATTGAACAAAACAATTTCGCTAACACTTTACATAAGTAA
- a CDS encoding phosphoglycerate kinase, producing MQTIETYDFAGKKALIRVDFNVPLNEKFEITDDNRMRAALPTIKKVIEKGGSPIIMSHLGRPKNGPEDKFSLKHLVNHLSELLGGATVKIAPDCIGDEAKAMAADLEPGEVLILENLRFHKEETAGDEEFAKKLAENGDCWIMEAFGTAHRAHASTAVIAKFFPNDKLFGYLVDSEVASLDKVVADPQRPMTAIMGGAKVSTKITIIENMLNTVDNLIIGGGMIFTFVKAMGGNIGSSLCEDDYLELAKSIIKQAKEKGVNLVIASDCVAADKFAADANTEICPAGEIKDGWMGLDVGPDTIATFNEVIGNSKTVLWNGPAGVFEMEKFAEGTKVIGDAVVEATKKGAFSLVGGGDSVAAVNKFGIADGVSYISTAGGALLEYLEGKVLPGIAAVRGE from the coding sequence ATGCAGACTATTGAAACCTATGATTTCGCAGGGAAAAAAGCACTAATTCGTGTGGATTTCAACGTTCCATTAAACGAAAAATTCGAAATCACCGACGATAACCGTATGCGTGCTGCCTTGCCAACAATCAAAAAAGTGATTGAAAAAGGTGGTTCTCCTATTATCATGTCTCACCTTGGTCGTCCAAAAAACGGACCCGAAGATAAATTTTCACTAAAACACTTGGTGAATCATCTATCAGAGTTATTGGGTGGCGCTACTGTAAAAATCGCTCCTGATTGCATTGGCGACGAAGCGAAAGCAATGGCCGCTGATTTAGAACCAGGCGAAGTATTGATTCTGGAAAACCTTCGTTTCCACAAAGAAGAAACTGCCGGTGACGAAGAATTTGCAAAAAAATTAGCTGAAAATGGCGACTGCTGGATTATGGAAGCTTTTGGTACTGCACACCGGGCTCACGCATCGACTGCTGTAATTGCTAAGTTTTTCCCAAATGACAAACTATTTGGATATCTGGTTGACAGCGAAGTTGCTAGCTTGGATAAAGTAGTTGCAGATCCTCAACGTCCGATGACTGCCATAATGGGTGGGGCAAAAGTTTCAACTAAAATTACAATCATCGAAAACATGTTGAATACCGTAGACAACCTGATTATCGGTGGTGGAATGATCTTTACGTTCGTAAAAGCAATGGGTGGAAACATCGGCTCATCACTTTGCGAAGATGATTATTTAGAATTAGCAAAAAGTATTATTAAGCAAGCGAAAGAGAAAGGTGTGAACCTGGTAATTGCTTCAGACTGTGTTGCTGCTGATAAATTTGCTGCGGATGCCAATACTGAAATTTGCCCTGCCGGTGAAATTAAAGACGGTTGGATGGGATTGGACGTAGGTCCTGACACCATTGCTACTTTCAACGAAGTAATTGGCAATTCAAAAACCGTACTTTGGAACGGTCCTGCTGGTGTTTTCGAAATGGAAAAATTTGCCGAAGGAACTAAAGTAATTGGTGATGCTGTTGTTGAAGCAACTAAAAAAGGCGCTTTCTCTCTTGTAGGTGGTGGGGACTCGGTTGCAGCAGTTAACAAATTCGGTATTGCTGATGGTGTTTCATACATCTCTACTGCCGGTGGAGCCTTGTTGGAATACCTTGAAGGAAAGGTTCTTCCCGGAATTGCAGCTGTTCGCGGCGAGTAG
- a CDS encoding DNA polymerase III subunit delta yields the protein MFFRNVIGQEATKKRLIQSVNEERISHAQLFAGPEGSGKLALALAYAQYVSCLNKQDGDSCGECSSCRKYGKLIHPDLHFVFPVVKTPKFKDPVSDNFIGEWRKLVLENAYFNLEDWFNFVGVENAQGLIYSHESEEIIRKLNLKSFEAEYKVMIIWMPEKMHVSCSNKLLKMIEEPPVKTLFLLVTENEEELITTIRSRCQLIKIPGIQPEPMKTAIEKLEGAAGKDIDNLAHLSRGNYRQALNLLKLNESTRYNLERFKELMRFSYGRKFMDLFQWINEVSNMGRERQKIFLQYSMGLIRENFIYNLKNPALTYMHEEEQAFSSRFSPFINERNIVPISEELEKAFQHISMNGNPRIIFTDMSLKIVKLIRK from the coding sequence ATGTTTTTTCGCAACGTAATTGGGCAAGAAGCCACAAAAAAAAGATTAATTCAGTCGGTGAATGAAGAGCGTATTAGTCATGCGCAATTGTTTGCAGGACCAGAGGGATCGGGCAAATTGGCTCTGGCTTTGGCGTATGCGCAATATGTTTCGTGTTTAAACAAACAAGATGGAGACTCGTGTGGTGAGTGTTCATCGTGTAGAAAATACGGTAAGTTAATTCACCCCGATTTGCATTTTGTTTTTCCGGTAGTTAAAACGCCAAAGTTTAAAGATCCGGTAAGCGATAACTTTATTGGAGAATGGCGAAAGCTTGTATTGGAAAATGCTTATTTCAACCTCGAAGACTGGTTCAATTTTGTTGGAGTGGAAAATGCTCAAGGCTTAATTTACTCACACGAAAGTGAGGAGATTATTCGCAAGCTCAACCTGAAATCATTCGAAGCAGAGTACAAAGTGATGATTATTTGGATGCCCGAAAAGATGCATGTTTCTTGCTCTAACAAGTTGCTGAAAATGATTGAGGAGCCTCCGGTGAAAACCCTGTTTTTGCTGGTCACCGAAAATGAAGAGGAATTGATTACCACAATTCGCTCACGTTGCCAGCTGATTAAAATTCCGGGAATTCAGCCCGAGCCCATGAAAACTGCTATTGAAAAGTTGGAAGGAGCTGCCGGTAAAGATATCGATAACTTGGCTCACTTGAGCCGAGGAAATTACAGACAGGCTTTAAATCTGTTGAAACTGAATGAAAGTACTCGCTACAATTTGGAGCGATTTAAAGAGCTGATGCGCTTTTCATATGGACGCAAATTCATGGATTTGTTTCAATGGATTAACGAAGTTTCGAATATGGGGCGCGAGCGACAAAAAATATTTTTACAATACAGCATGGGCTTAATTCGTGAGAACTTCATTTATAATCTGAAAAATCCAGCTCTGACCTATATGCATGAAGAAGAGCAGGCTTTCTCGTCGCGTTTCTCGCCGTTCATCAACGAACGAAATATTGTGCCTATAAGTGAAGAGCTGGAGAAAGCTTTTCAGCATATTTCAATGAATGGAAATCCTCGAATTATTTTTACCGATATGTCGTTGAAAATTGTGAAGTTGATTCGTAAATAG